A genomic region of Pseudomonas migulae contains the following coding sequences:
- a CDS encoding DUF2878 domain-containing protein, with protein sequence MSRAWLVSNALWMQAAWWACVLSERHPWLLLPVVAGLLVHVAACPRPGDEATTLVCVGIAGCSLDAGLGVLGVFDFAQQPLPMWLALLWLVLASGLRHSLAWARRPIWYGALLGMCGGPLAYIAGATLAGVGLPWGTLGTVLLLAPLWAVWMPLVLRLAAPR encoded by the coding sequence TTGAGCCGGGCCTGGTTGGTCAGTAACGCGCTCTGGATGCAGGCCGCCTGGTGGGCTTGCGTACTGAGCGAGCGGCATCCTTGGCTGCTGCTGCCGGTGGTGGCCGGCCTGTTGGTGCATGTGGCTGCTTGCCCTCGGCCGGGCGACGAAGCAACCACTCTGGTCTGCGTGGGGATAGCAGGCTGTTCACTGGATGCCGGCCTGGGTGTGCTGGGAGTCTTCGATTTTGCCCAGCAACCCCTACCTATGTGGCTGGCGCTGCTGTGGCTAGTGCTGGCCAGTGGGCTTCGGCATAGCCTGGCCTGGGCTCGACGTCCCATCTGGTACGGGGCGCTACTGGGCATGTGCGGTGGACCTCTGGCCTACATCGCCGGTGCAACGCTGGCCGGTGTAGGCCTGCCTTGGGGCACTCTGGGTACGGTCCTGCTGCTCGCGCCGTTGTGGGCTGTATGGATGCCGCTTGTCCTGCGACTCGCTGCACCCCGCTGA
- a CDS encoding MerR family transcriptional regulator produces the protein MESASDDVLLPMREVASLTGVNPITLRAWERRHGLIRPVRTVGGHRLYSQQDIEHIRSIMLWTSRGLPISKIGALLLRQQDTPTLSASDSTEAPLVQWQEAVHRAAQAFDGAELERLHGQLFTIYPKATVLEAILLPVWRSLATGNAFGRRSQWLFLDAFLRARMLLRLQMNQSNGACVLLADGSGHARELELLSAGLLMSSDQLRIEVLSTGQPLEELPLLCEAIEPAALVLLVQAPLQADAHKRLRALQMGVSCPVALVGDAAAASSAGLRGSSIAILGSDEAGILPRLEALVRGTLQI, from the coding sequence ATCGAATCCGCCTCCGACGACGTCTTGCTCCCCATGCGGGAAGTCGCCAGCCTGACCGGCGTCAACCCGATCACCCTGCGGGCCTGGGAGCGTCGCCATGGGCTGATCCGACCGGTGCGCACGGTGGGCGGGCATCGCCTGTATTCGCAACAGGACATCGAACATATCCGCAGCATCATGCTCTGGACCAGCCGGGGGCTGCCGATCAGCAAGATAGGCGCATTGCTCCTCCGCCAGCAGGACACGCCCACTCTCTCTGCATCAGACTCGACCGAAGCCCCCCTGGTCCAGTGGCAAGAGGCCGTTCATCGTGCCGCGCAGGCTTTTGATGGTGCTGAGCTTGAGCGCCTTCACGGGCAACTATTCACGATCTATCCGAAGGCTACGGTACTGGAGGCAATTCTGCTTCCGGTCTGGCGCAGCCTGGCAACCGGCAATGCTTTCGGCCGTCGCAGTCAGTGGCTGTTCCTTGACGCCTTCTTGCGTGCGCGGATGTTATTGCGCCTGCAGATGAACCAGAGCAACGGTGCCTGCGTGCTGCTGGCAGACGGTTCGGGCCATGCGCGCGAACTGGAACTGTTGAGTGCCGGTTTGTTGATGAGTAGTGACCAGCTGCGCATCGAGGTGCTGAGCACGGGCCAGCCACTGGAAGAGTTGCCGCTGCTGTGTGAGGCGATTGAGCCCGCCGCGCTGGTGCTGTTGGTCCAGGCACCACTGCAGGCGGATGCGCACAAGCGCCTGCGTGCCCTTCAAATGGGCGTTAGCTGCCCAGTGGCTTTGGTCGGCGACGCAGCTGCAGCTTCGTCTGCAGGGTTGCGTGGTTCTTCGATCGCCATTTTGGGCAGTGACGAAGCGGGTATCTTGCCCAGGCTGGAAGCCTTGGTAAGGGGGACACTGCAAATCTGA
- a CDS encoding nuclear transport factor 2 family protein, which produces MSAYLHHFADTFATLNADCLDRLGELYSNDVQFRDPLHQLDGLPALRTYFEKLYTNVQDIRYDLLDVDETAPGHGYLRWNLHFRHPRLSRGQPISLQGCSHLRWQKHVYLHHDYFDAGALLYEHVPVLGGMIGWIKGRLA; this is translated from the coding sequence ATGTCTGCCTATCTCCACCATTTCGCCGACACGTTCGCAACGCTGAACGCTGATTGCCTGGACCGACTGGGCGAGCTCTATAGCAACGACGTTCAGTTTCGTGATCCCTTGCATCAGCTGGATGGCTTGCCGGCACTGCGCACCTACTTTGAAAAGCTATACACCAACGTCCAGGATATTCGCTACGACCTCCTTGACGTGGATGAAACCGCCCCCGGCCACGGTTATCTGCGCTGGAACCTGCATTTTCGTCATCCGCGCCTGTCCCGCGGCCAGCCGATCAGTCTGCAAGGCTGCAGCCACCTGCGCTGGCAGAAACATGTCTACCTGCACCACGACTACTTCGATGCCGGCGCCCTGCTCTATGAGCACGTCCCGGTTCTTGGCGGGATGATCGGCTGGATCAAGGGAAGGCTCGCATGA
- a CDS encoding chalcone isomerase family protein: MNVAVARRFLEHRLSRGWLFALVLAVPAWADWHPALPDGRLVGSGDFTWFGVNLYTARLWSAGLPLTWDQPFALELTYHRVFSRETLVEASLKEMRRMAEARPDESTLQRWSSEMREAFVDVRPGMRITGIYHPGIGCTFFVDGQLRRRVEDPAFARAFFDIWLDPRTRDKQLRQQLLGMDRAAD, from the coding sequence ATGAACGTGGCTGTTGCCAGACGCTTTCTCGAACATCGTCTGTCGAGAGGCTGGCTGTTCGCGCTGGTACTCGCCGTACCTGCCTGGGCGGATTGGCATCCCGCGCTGCCCGATGGGCGTCTGGTGGGCAGCGGCGACTTTACCTGGTTCGGCGTGAATCTATACACCGCGCGGTTGTGGAGCGCTGGTTTGCCGCTGACCTGGGATCAGCCTTTTGCGCTCGAACTGACATATCACCGTGTGTTTTCCAGGGAAACGCTGGTGGAGGCCAGCCTCAAGGAAATGCGTCGCATGGCAGAGGCTCGTCCAGATGAGTCCACCCTCCAGCGCTGGTCCAGTGAAATGCGTGAAGCCTTCGTCGATGTTCGGCCCGGAATGCGCATCACCGGGATCTACCATCCCGGCATAGGCTGCACGTTCTTCGTCGACGGCCAACTGCGCCGGCGGGTCGAGGACCCTGCGTTCGCCCGCGCCTTTTTCGACATCTGGCTTGATCCGCGCACTCGGGACAAGCAACTGCGTCAACAACTGCTGGGGATGGACCGGGCGGCTGACTGA
- a CDS encoding PAS domain-containing protein, whose translation MIDSKLLQLMVEASNDGIVVAEQEGNDSILIYANPAFERLTGYTADDILYQDCRFLQADDHDQTGLEAIRAAIRLGQPCRQVLRNYRKDGSLFWNELSITPVHNDADQLTYYIGIQHDVSDKIAALERIESLETEVTELRRQLARLGG comes from the coding sequence ATGATCGACTCCAAACTCCTGCAGCTTATGGTCGAAGCCTCCAATGACGGCATCGTCGTGGCCGAGCAGGAAGGCAATGACAGCATTCTCATTTATGCCAACCCTGCCTTCGAGCGCCTGACTGGCTACACTGCCGACGACATTCTCTACCAGGATTGCCGGTTCCTGCAGGCAGACGATCATGATCAGACCGGCCTCGAGGCAATCCGCGCTGCCATCCGCCTCGGTCAGCCTTGCCGTCAGGTACTGCGCAACTATCGCAAGGATGGCAGCCTGTTCTGGAACGAGCTGTCTATCACTCCCGTGCACAATGATGCCGACCAGTTGACCTACTACATTGGCATACAGCACGACGTCAGCGACAAGATTGCCGCGCTGGAAAGAATTGAGTCACTCGAGACCGAAGTGACCGAGCTTCGCCGTCAACTGGCAAGGCTCGGTGGCTAA
- a CDS encoding cupin domain-containing protein, protein MVTRLLIAAVFAALSISSASAAEPAAGKVTVVFDRPIPNIPGKSMRGVVVEYGPGAASPSHTHPKTAFIYATVLEGSFRIKVKGEPEKIYKVGENFVEEPGSVHLVSANASDTQPARLLAVFVLDTEEKELVTPIKP, encoded by the coding sequence ATGGTTACCCGATTGCTAATAGCCGCTGTCTTCGCAGCGCTCTCGATCAGCTCAGCGTCCGCGGCAGAGCCGGCCGCCGGCAAGGTGACGGTCGTGTTCGACCGTCCCATTCCCAACATCCCCGGCAAGAGCATGAGAGGCGTGGTCGTCGAGTATGGGCCGGGTGCTGCGTCGCCGTCCCACACCCATCCGAAAACGGCCTTCATTTATGCGACGGTCCTGGAGGGCTCGTTTCGCATCAAAGTCAAAGGCGAGCCGGAAAAGATCTACAAGGTGGGCGAAAACTTCGTAGAAGAACCGGGCTCCGTGCACCTGGTCAGCGCCAACGCCAGTGACACCCAACCTGCGCGCCTGTTGGCGGTGTTTGTCCTCGACACCGAGGAAAAGGAGCTCGTTACACCTATCAAACCCTGA
- a CDS encoding SDR family oxidoreductase: MKIVVIGGSGLIGSKLVNTLRERGHDAFAASPSTGVNSITREGLAEAIDGADVVVDVANAPSWEDQAVLDFFQTSSRNLLAAEAAAGVRHHVALSIVGSERLPENGYFRAKVAQENLIKASGIPYTILRATQFFEFVGGIAQSFTVGEELCVSPALIQPIGSDDVVAALADVVLAAPVNGTVEVAGPEALPIDELVRRFLRATQDSRRVVPDVHARYFGSVLDDQSLVPGKNPRLGAMRFEDWLARSTAQ; the protein is encoded by the coding sequence ATGAAGATCGTCGTCATCGGGGGCTCCGGCCTCATCGGATCGAAACTTGTAAACACCCTCCGCGAACGCGGCCATGACGCGTTCGCCGCCAGCCCCAGCACGGGCGTGAACAGCATCACCCGCGAAGGCCTGGCCGAAGCGATAGACGGGGCTGATGTGGTGGTCGACGTGGCCAACGCGCCGTCGTGGGAGGACCAGGCCGTCCTCGATTTCTTCCAGACCTCCAGTCGTAACCTGCTGGCCGCCGAAGCCGCTGCCGGGGTTCGTCATCACGTTGCCCTGTCGATTGTCGGGAGCGAACGGCTTCCAGAAAACGGGTATTTCCGGGCCAAGGTCGCACAGGAAAACCTGATCAAGGCGTCCGGCATTCCTTACACCATTTTGCGTGCCACGCAGTTCTTCGAATTTGTCGGCGGCATTGCCCAGTCGTTCACCGTCGGCGAGGAGCTTTGTGTTTCGCCGGCGTTGATCCAGCCGATCGGGTCCGACGATGTCGTGGCGGCGCTGGCCGATGTCGTGCTGGCAGCGCCCGTCAATGGCACGGTCGAAGTCGCGGGTCCCGAAGCTCTGCCGATCGACGAACTGGTCAGACGCTTTTTGCGCGCGACCCAGGACAGCCGTCGGGTCGTGCCGGACGTGCATGCGCGTTACTTCGGTTCCGTGCTCGACGATCAATCGCTGGTTCCAGGCAAAAACCCACGCCTGGGTGCAATGCGCTTCGAAGACTGGCTGGCCCGGTCGACAGCGCAGTAA
- a CDS encoding SAM-dependent methyltransferase: MSEPTLSVSKSLGLTPLFGGLARSAVLNQLRNLRQGRLRLICQDQQWLFGDVGSALHAEVEIFDEAAWGMVAANGSIGAGEAYIHGYWRSPDLAAVTRLFVANLEVLDALEGGLARLGRPILRLLHWLNRNSRHGARRNILAHYDLGNALFERLLDPTMMYSAAMFDSLEQTLEQGQLNKLERICDKLALCPDDHLLEIGTGWGSLAIHAATRHGCRVTTTTLSEAQYAHTLQRVRDLGLQERITVLREDYRDLGGRFDKLVSIEMIEAVGHRYLPVYFRRCASLLKDDGLMLLQAITIRDQRYEQAQRSVDFIQRYIFPGGALPSLSVMLQTASRHTTLNLVHMEDFGLDYARTLQHWRDNLRQSRTALVELGYDDTFQRLWEFYLCYCQGGFEERAIGVAQLLWAAPAARRASLPGG; encoded by the coding sequence ATGTCCGAACCAACTCTGAGCGTTAGCAAATCCTTGGGCCTGACGCCGTTATTCGGCGGCCTGGCCAGAAGCGCCGTGCTCAATCAGCTTCGCAACCTGCGCCAAGGTCGTCTGCGTCTGATCTGCCAGGACCAGCAGTGGCTGTTTGGCGATGTTGGCAGCGCGCTGCACGCTGAGGTCGAGATCTTCGACGAAGCAGCCTGGGGCATGGTGGCTGCCAACGGGTCGATCGGTGCGGGCGAAGCTTACATTCACGGATACTGGCGCAGTCCGGACCTGGCCGCGGTCACCCGCCTGTTCGTCGCCAACCTGGAGGTGCTCGACGCCCTTGAAGGCGGGCTGGCGCGCCTGGGTCGTCCGATCCTGCGCCTGCTGCATTGGCTCAATCGCAACAGCAGGCACGGCGCGCGACGCAACATTCTCGCCCATTACGATCTGGGTAATGCGTTGTTCGAGCGGCTGCTGGACCCGACCATGATGTACTCGGCAGCCATGTTCGACAGTCTGGAGCAGACCCTGGAGCAGGGCCAACTGAACAAGCTTGAGCGTATCTGCGACAAACTCGCGCTATGCCCAGACGATCATTTGCTCGAGATCGGCACCGGATGGGGCAGCCTGGCGATCCATGCCGCCACACGCCACGGGTGCAGGGTGACCACCACCACGTTGTCCGAGGCACAGTACGCCCATACCCTGCAACGCGTCCGCGATCTTGGTCTGCAAGAACGCATTACCGTCCTGCGCGAGGACTACCGCGATCTTGGCGGACGCTTCGACAAGCTGGTCTCGATCGAGATGATCGAGGCGGTCGGGCACCGCTATCTGCCGGTTTACTTCCGCCGCTGCGCGTCGCTGCTCAAGGATGACGGCTTGATGCTGCTGCAGGCGATCACCATCCGCGACCAGCGCTATGAACAAGCCCAGCGGTCGGTGGATTTCATCCAGCGCTACATCTTTCCCGGCGGTGCCCTGCCCTCCTTGAGTGTCATGCTGCAGACCGCCAGTCGCCATACCACGTTGAACCTGGTGCACATGGAGGACTTCGGCCTGGACTATGCGCGGACACTGCAGCACTGGCGCGACAACTTGCGTCAGTCGCGCACCGCATTGGTCGAGCTTGGCTATGACGACACCTTTCAGCGTCTCTGGGAGTTTTACCTGTGTTACTGCCAAGGCGGTTTCGAGGAGCGTGCGATCGGCGTCGCGCAACTGCTCTGGGCAGCCCCGGCCGCACGCCGTGCATCGCTGCCGGGCGGCTGA
- a CDS encoding DUF1365 domain-containing protein, producing MNSSLCYGWVSHRRLVPRFHGFRYRSGMFYLDLDEQERLLGLSPLLGASCWAPLCWRETDYLPAWTRQGMPLKEAVREVVAKALGQAPCGAIHLLTQPRSWGISFNPVSFYFCHDSDGLLAAIVLEVRNTPWRERFHYVLSVLPGQPRQFSVTKAFHVSPFLPMDMQYHMRFHIDGAHVRIHMENRREGQKVFEADLALQRQPLDATALRRHVLAFPWMSLRTLGAIYWQAMRLLLKRTPLYAHKTRQSSQNLGHHVHEEPEHVRTNSER from the coding sequence GTGAACAGCAGCCTTTGCTACGGTTGGGTCAGTCATCGGCGCCTGGTACCGCGGTTCCATGGATTCCGCTATCGCAGCGGCATGTTTTACCTGGATCTGGACGAACAGGAACGGCTGCTGGGCCTGTCCCCGTTACTCGGTGCTTCTTGCTGGGCGCCGTTGTGCTGGCGAGAAACCGATTACCTTCCAGCCTGGACTCGTCAGGGTATGCCGTTGAAGGAAGCGGTGCGCGAAGTGGTGGCCAAGGCCCTTGGCCAGGCACCGTGCGGCGCCATTCATTTGCTGACCCAACCGCGCAGTTGGGGGATTTCATTCAATCCGGTCAGTTTCTATTTTTGTCACGACAGCGACGGCCTCCTCGCAGCGATTGTGCTGGAGGTACGTAACACACCCTGGCGTGAGCGCTTTCACTACGTTTTGTCTGTGCTGCCCGGTCAGCCCCGGCAGTTCTCGGTCACCAAGGCATTCCATGTCTCGCCGTTCCTGCCGATGGACATGCAGTACCACATGCGCTTCCACATCGATGGCGCACACGTGCGCATCCACATGGAAAACCGCCGCGAAGGGCAAAAAGTCTTCGAGGCCGACCTGGCCCTGCAGCGGCAGCCGCTGGATGCCACAGCACTACGACGCCACGTACTGGCCTTCCCCTGGATGAGCCTGCGCACCCTCGGCGCCATTTATTGGCAAGCCATGCGCCTGTTGCTCAAGCGCACCCCGCTCTATGCCCACAAGACCCGTCAGAGCAGCCAAAACCTTGGCCATCACGTCCACGAGGAGCCCGAGCATGTCCGAACCAACTCTGAGCGTTAG
- the pgsA gene encoding CDP-diacylglycerol--glycerol-3-phosphate 3-phosphatidyltransferase: MNIPNLITVLRVLLIPIFILLFYLPYQWSYLASASVFAFAAATDWLDGYLARRLEQSTPFGAFLDPVADKLMVAVALVLLVQEHGNLWLTLPAAVIIGREIVVSALREWMAELGARAHVAVSNLGKWKTAAQMLALVILLANPSDFTFWVLVGYALLLISAGLTLWSMVQYLRAAWPHLKTDVEKK, encoded by the coding sequence ATGAATATCCCTAATCTGATTACCGTTCTACGCGTCCTGCTTATCCCGATCTTCATTTTACTGTTCTACCTGCCTTACCAATGGAGCTACCTCGCGTCCGCTTCGGTCTTTGCATTTGCCGCCGCCACTGACTGGCTGGATGGTTATCTGGCTCGTCGTCTGGAGCAAAGCACGCCGTTCGGGGCTTTTCTCGATCCGGTGGCCGACAAACTGATGGTCGCCGTGGCGCTGGTGTTGCTGGTGCAGGAACACGGCAACCTGTGGCTCACGCTGCCGGCCGCTGTGATCATTGGTCGCGAAATCGTCGTCTCGGCGCTGCGAGAGTGGATGGCCGAGCTCGGTGCTCGTGCTCACGTCGCCGTGTCGAACCTAGGCAAATGGAAAACCGCTGCGCAAATGCTGGCGCTGGTGATCCTGCTGGCCAATCCGTCGGACTTCACGTTCTGGGTTCTGGTGGGTTACGCGTTGCTGCTGATCTCTGCGGGCCTGACGCTGTGGTCCATGGTTCAATATTTGCGGGCTGCCTGGCCGCATCTGAAGACCGACGTGGAAAAGAAATAA
- a CDS encoding DUF3833 domain-containing protein, which produces MRQILVLFVSLLLVSCNNVGVEHYAQERPTLDLVAFFSRPVEAWGLFQNRSGEVVKRFHVQIESRVEGQQLILDERFLYSDGTRQRRVWTLQPAGAGRWRGRADDVVGEASGEVAGNALRWRYRLDLPVDGRHWEVDLDDWMYLMDEDTMINRSSMSKLGVELGQVILFFRRQPESLP; this is translated from the coding sequence ATGCGTCAAATACTGGTACTGTTCGTTAGCCTGTTGCTGGTCAGTTGTAACAACGTTGGCGTGGAGCACTACGCCCAGGAGCGACCGACGCTGGATCTCGTGGCGTTCTTCTCAAGGCCGGTAGAGGCTTGGGGTCTGTTTCAGAATCGCTCGGGTGAGGTGGTCAAGCGTTTCCATGTTCAGATCGAAAGCCGCGTCGAAGGCCAGCAGCTGATCCTCGACGAACGTTTTCTCTACAGCGATGGCACGCGTCAGCGCCGCGTCTGGACGCTGCAGCCAGCCGGTGCCGGGCGTTGGCGTGGTCGTGCGGACGACGTAGTCGGAGAGGCCAGCGGCGAGGTTGCTGGCAACGCGCTGCGCTGGCGCTATCGCCTTGACCTGCCGGTTGATGGCAGGCATTGGGAAGTGGATCTGGACGACTGGATGTACCTGATGGACGAAGACACGATGATCAATCGCTCGAGTATGAGCAAGCTTGGTGTCGAGTTGGGACAAGTGATCCTGTTCTTTCGCCGCCAGCCGGAGTCGCTTCCGTGA
- a CDS encoding HlyD family secretion protein, whose protein sequence is MNALQDKATITADASTGAPHVVAGRSKRKIIGILLCVAAVVVVVAWGAMTFSSGVASTDNAYVRGDVTSLAAKVAGYVTALEVEDSQTVCAGDVLFRIDDRDYRAKLAQAVANVSAAQARLTHVDAQIQLQRALIRQAEAQRRSATADMNLATKTHDRSRKLIVSNAVSQALVDETGTAQSRAAASVSAASATVEAQQQTIAVYVAEREAAVAAVLQAQAARDLAQIDLDHTVVHAPVEGVVGNRQIRLGRFVTPGVSLLDIVPVHDVWVVANFKETQLEHIHPGQPVRITVDGYPDTALTGVVDSFAPGSGAAFSLLPPDNATGNFVRVVQRVPVKIRLADNPLPGRIVPGLSARVEVTQGEGS, encoded by the coding sequence ATGAACGCGCTCCAGGACAAAGCCACCATCACCGCCGACGCCAGCACCGGGGCTCCTCACGTCGTGGCGGGACGCAGCAAGCGCAAGATCATCGGCATTTTGCTGTGCGTGGCTGCCGTGGTGGTTGTGGTGGCGTGGGGCGCCATGACGTTTTCCAGCGGTGTGGCCTCGACCGACAACGCCTATGTCCGTGGTGACGTCACCTCGCTGGCCGCCAAGGTCGCCGGATACGTCACGGCGCTGGAGGTCGAGGACAGCCAGACCGTATGCGCAGGTGATGTGCTGTTCCGAATCGATGACCGCGACTATCGCGCCAAACTTGCGCAAGCCGTGGCCAATGTCAGCGCGGCCCAGGCGCGCCTGACCCATGTCGATGCACAGATCCAGCTTCAGCGTGCGTTGATTCGGCAGGCCGAAGCCCAAAGACGTTCGGCCACCGCCGACATGAACCTGGCGACCAAGACCCATGACCGCAGCCGTAAACTGATCGTCAGCAACGCGGTCAGCCAGGCCCTGGTCGATGAAACCGGCACCGCGCAATCCAGAGCCGCGGCGTCGGTATCGGCCGCTTCGGCAACGGTCGAGGCGCAACAGCAGACCATTGCCGTGTACGTGGCTGAAAGAGAGGCTGCCGTGGCTGCCGTGTTGCAAGCACAGGCCGCGCGGGATCTCGCCCAGATCGATCTCGACCACACCGTGGTGCACGCACCGGTGGAGGGTGTGGTCGGTAATCGCCAGATTCGTCTCGGCCGTTTCGTGACGCCGGGCGTTTCCCTGCTCGATATCGTGCCGGTCCACGATGTGTGGGTCGTGGCCAATTTCAAGGAAACCCAACTCGAACATATCCATCCCGGCCAACCCGTGCGCATCACGGTCGATGGCTACCCCGACACGGCATTGACTGGCGTGGTCGACAGCTTTGCACCGGGGAGTGGAGCGGCGTTCAGCTTGCTGCCGCCTGACAACGCGACCGGTAATTTTGTGCGCGTCGTGCAGCGCGTCCCCGTGAAGATCCGTCTGGCGGATAACCCGCTGCCGGGGCGCATCGTGCCAGGCCTGTCCGCCCGGGTGGAGGTGACGCAAGGGGAAGGCTCGTGA
- a CDS encoding SDR family NAD(P)-dependent oxidoreductase — protein MSRCWLTGASSGLGAALAELLLEQGHSVALGGRRAEALMPLVLRHPGALLATGDVTDPRQVSAMCENIEHAWGALDLVILNAGTCEYLVPGMFEAETVERVMRTNLLGVSYCLQAALPLLRRGQRPHLVVIGSSVTWLALPQAGAYGASKAALRYLVESLRLDLYAEGIDVTLVSPGFIDTPLTRRNAFAMPQLWTADRAARHVVARLTRRPLEINFPRLFILVLRLLGALPARWRLAVGRRLARTEQE, from the coding sequence ATGAGTCGCTGCTGGCTGACTGGGGCCAGCAGCGGCCTCGGTGCTGCCCTGGCCGAATTGCTGCTGGAGCAAGGCCATTCGGTGGCCTTGGGTGGCCGGCGGGCGGAGGCACTTATGCCGCTCGTGCTGCGCCACCCCGGGGCCCTGCTTGCTACCGGCGATGTGACTGACCCACGACAGGTCTCGGCTATGTGCGAGAACATCGAGCATGCGTGGGGCGCACTGGACCTGGTGATCCTCAACGCTGGCACCTGCGAATACCTTGTGCCGGGCATGTTCGAGGCCGAGACAGTCGAGCGCGTGATGCGCACGAACCTGCTGGGGGTCAGTTACTGCCTGCAGGCAGCCTTGCCACTGCTGCGCCGCGGGCAACGACCACACCTGGTAGTGATCGGCAGCTCGGTGACCTGGCTGGCGTTGCCGCAGGCTGGAGCCTATGGCGCTTCCAAGGCGGCCCTGCGTTATCTTGTCGAATCCCTGCGCCTGGATCTCTACGCCGAAGGCATTGATGTAACGTTGGTCAGCCCAGGGTTCATCGACACTCCGCTGACTCGGCGCAACGCCTTTGCCATGCCACAACTCTGGACGGCCGACCGCGCCGCGCGACATGTCGTCGCGCGCCTGACGCGACGACCGTTGGAGATCAACTTTCCACGCCTCTTCATTCTCGTCCTGCGCTTGCTTGGCGCCCTCCCAGCTCGCTGGCGCCTGGCCGTGGGCCGTCGACTGGCGCGAACCGAACAGGAATAG
- a CDS encoding NAD(P)/FAD-dependent oxidoreductase — translation MRIAIIGSGISGLTCAYLLSRRNEVTVFEAADWIGGHTHTVDIEWHGQRYAVDTGFIVFNDWTYPNFIRLLDRLGVVSRPTEMSFSVNDPDSGLEYNGNNLDTLFAQRGNLLSPGFWGMLRDIVRFNRQAVADLDGHRIEPGMSLGDYLHTRSYGQRFIHHYIVPMGSAIWSVSRADMLRFPMHFFVRFFRNHGLLSISRRPQWRVLEGGSRSYVEPLCKTFAERIRLNCPVMSVRRDDTGVDITSAAGRERFDKVVFACHSDQALALLENPTSTEHEVLGALTYAANEVVLHTDTRLLPRRRKAWASWNYRLGGPAHAPAAVTYNMNILQGLDAPVTFCLSLNQGDCVDPSQVLARFNYAHPQYSLAAMGAQARQGELQGNQHSYFCGAYWANGFHEDGVVSALDVAQRFGERL, via the coding sequence ATGCGTATCGCCATCATCGGCAGCGGGATCTCTGGGCTGACCTGTGCCTATCTGCTGTCACGTCGCAATGAGGTGACCGTGTTCGAAGCGGCTGACTGGATCGGCGGTCATACCCATACTGTCGACATCGAATGGCACGGCCAGCGCTATGCCGTGGACACCGGTTTCATCGTCTTCAATGACTGGACCTACCCCAACTTCATTCGCTTGCTGGATCGCCTGGGAGTCGTCTCGCGCCCCACCGAGATGAGCTTTTCCGTGAACGATCCGGACAGCGGCCTGGAATACAACGGCAATAACCTGGACACCCTCTTCGCCCAGCGCGGCAATCTGCTGTCGCCGGGCTTCTGGGGCATGTTGCGCGATATCGTGCGCTTCAACCGCCAGGCGGTGGCCGACCTTGACGGCCACCGCATCGAGCCGGGCATGAGTCTTGGCGATTACCTGCACACGAGAAGCTACGGGCAGCGCTTCATCCATCACTATATCGTCCCCATGGGCTCGGCCATCTGGTCGGTATCAAGGGCCGATATGCTGCGCTTCCCGATGCACTTCTTCGTCCGTTTCTTTCGTAACCATGGCCTGCTCTCTATCAGCCGGCGCCCACAGTGGCGAGTGCTCGAGGGTGGTTCGCGCAGCTACGTGGAGCCGTTGTGCAAGACCTTCGCCGAGCGCATTCGGCTCAATTGCCCGGTGATGAGCGTCCGCCGGGACGACACAGGCGTGGACATCACCAGCGCCGCAGGCCGCGAGCGCTTCGACAAGGTCGTGTTCGCCTGCCACAGCGACCAGGCTTTGGCGCTGCTGGAGAACCCGACGAGCACCGAGCACGAGGTGCTTGGCGCCCTCACCTATGCCGCCAATGAAGTAGTGCTGCACACCGATACCCGCCTGCTGCCCCGCCGGCGCAAGGCCTGGGCCAGCTGGAACTATCGCCTCGGCGGACCCGCGCACGCCCCGGCGGCCGTGACCTATAACATGAACATTCTGCAAGGCCTCGACGCCCCGGTTACCTTTTGCCTAAGCCTCAATCAGGGCGATTGCGTGGACCCGTCGCAAGTGCTGGCACGCTTCAACTATGCACATCCTCAATACAGCCTTGCCGCCATGGGGGCCCAGGCGCGCCAGGGTGAGCTACAGGGAAACCAGCACAGCTACTTCTGCGGTGCTTACTGGGCAAACGGCTTCCATGAGGATGGCGTGGTCAGCGCACTGGACGTCGCCCAACGGTTTGGGGAGCGCCTGTGA